The proteins below are encoded in one region of Campylobacter showae:
- a CDS encoding AAA family ATPase — translation MREKIFNLLEAISKGLHERDDIVAKTLLATIAGQSVFLYGPPGTAKSLIARRINLAFKDAAYFEYLMQKFSTPDEVFGPIDIKSLKEGKYVRNTQGYLPSANFAFLDEIFKSSPAILNTLLTIINEKLFKNGNENVRVPLYTLITASNETPDIGSGLEALYDRLNMRLFVEPLQDWNNFVKLISNENDEPHIDENLKITVEELDVLRQKAKNIKFSYQSLEIIKLIKSKLNDLSNPIYISDRRYKNLAQILKIAAILSDRDEILPIDTFILADCLWNNKDEIKEVKRIVKESVYTVVCPDIDYTFLDEFNEIYKTFYELFFYQDDIYKTKIVNDKICYEFELLINRFNDDNDKVNVKFYIPIDEHKGIKNPLDAGGQPQRRLVYAYHDGNFKVGIDRGAYECGWDSGAAYNDHTSIVRTFCPTILHKKGDMIAIKDSKRKQLMNISKTALKKMDQMISGTNSELTSIRTNGYMFLAKDEIDSFIQVNISLLNKQKHIRLKISRFIKDLQGHKIA, via the coding sequence ATGAGAGAAAAAATTTTTAATTTACTTGAAGCGATTTCAAAAGGCTTACACGAGCGTGACGATATAGTAGCAAAAACTCTTTTGGCTACTATTGCCGGACAAAGCGTATTTTTATATGGACCGCCAGGCACTGCAAAAAGCTTAATAGCAAGACGTATAAATTTAGCTTTTAAGGATGCGGCGTATTTTGAATATCTTATGCAAAAATTTTCAACGCCAGACGAAGTTTTTGGACCAATAGACATAAAATCTCTAAAAGAGGGCAAGTATGTAAGAAATACTCAAGGGTATCTACCGAGCGCAAATTTTGCATTTTTAGATGAAATTTTTAAAAGTTCGCCAGCTATACTGAATACACTTTTAACTATCATAAACGAAAAACTTTTTAAAAACGGCAACGAAAACGTAAGAGTGCCCTTGTATACTCTTATTACAGCAAGCAATGAAACACCAGATATCGGTAGTGGGCTAGAGGCTTTATACGATAGATTAAATATGAGACTTTTTGTCGAGCCTTTGCAAGACTGGAATAACTTTGTAAAGCTAATAAGCAATGAAAATGATGAGCCTCATATAGATGAAAATTTAAAAATTACCGTAGAGGAGCTTGATGTCTTGCGACAAAAAGCTAAAAACATTAAATTTTCCTATCAAAGTTTAGAAATTATAAAGTTAATAAAATCAAAACTAAACGATTTAAGCAATCCTATTTATATATCTGATAGAAGATATAAAAATTTAGCTCAAATATTAAAAATAGCAGCTATTTTATCAGATAGGGATGAAATTTTACCTATTGATACGTTTATACTGGCGGATTGTTTATGGAATAATAAAGATGAAATCAAAGAAGTTAAGCGTATAGTAAAAGAAAGCGTTTATACCGTTGTTTGTCCAGATATAGATTATACATTTTTAGATGAATTTAATGAAATTTATAAAACTTTTTATGAGTTGTTTTTCTATCAAGATGATATATATAAAACCAAAATAGTTAATGATAAAATTTGCTACGAATTTGAGCTTTTAATAAATAGATTTAATGATGATAATGATAAGGTAAATGTCAAATTTTATATTCCCATAGATGAACATAAGGGCATTAAAAATCCGCTGGATGCGGGCGGTCAGCCGCAAAGAAGACTAGTTTATGCCTATCATGACGGAAATTTTAAGGTAGGAATAGACAGAGGCGCTTATGAATGCGGATGGGATTCCGGAGCGGCTTACAACGATCATACAAGCATAGTTAGAACCTTTTGCCCAACTATCTTGCATAAAAAGGGCGATATGATAGCCATAAAGGACAGCAAAAGGAAGCAGTTAATGAATATATCAAAAACTGCCCTTAAAAAGATGGACCAGATGATATCTGGTACAAATAGCGAGCTCACCAGTATTAGAACTAACGGTTATATGTTTTTGGCTAAAGACGAGATAGATAGCTTTATTCAGGTAAATATTAGCCTTCTTAATAAGCAAAAGCATATAAGGCTAAAAATTTCACGCTTTATAAAAGATTTACAAGGACATAAAATTGCGTAA
- a CDS encoding GTPase yields MSNFTKTFEEAFQKEFEEQKAAIKKPNLAVVGGTGVGKSSLINRIFGKNVAKAGAGIPVTKGMNKIEDPSGSVPIVFYDTEGYETTSANEQNNTNFEQNIIPEFEKLQKKNLDEQIHIVWYCISIANHRVTPYDIKNIKYFKDNGYKVAIVFTKCDTDEELGDGSGKDANAFKGIIKEKIGSMDFFETTNDESMKLDVDALLEWSAGQLGDEMLRQSFIMAQISSIELKKQEAHRVVHIAATTTAATAGLNPVPISDALLIAPQQIAMCVKIANIFWLNTGSALNLEELLKAQLLQIVGKAAAVSLTKLIPVLGQLINAAVAGGLTYGFGFAITEANAMALNEFLKTGKMPVWAEVFNSKFIFDIMNKAKDQFKG; encoded by the coding sequence ATGTCAAATTTTACTAAGACTTTTGAGGAGGCGTTCCAAAAAGAGTTTGAAGAGCAAAAAGCGGCGATAAAAAAACCAAATTTAGCTGTTGTCGGCGGAACAGGAGTTGGTAAAAGTTCTCTTATAAATCGCATATTTGGTAAAAACGTGGCAAAGGCTGGCGCTGGAATTCCTGTTACCAAAGGCATGAATAAGATAGAGGATCCAAGCGGAAGTGTGCCGATAGTATTTTATGATACAGAAGGATATGAGACAACGAGTGCAAATGAACAAAATAATACAAATTTTGAGCAAAACATAATCCCCGAGTTTGAAAAACTTCAAAAAAAGAATCTAGATGAGCAGATACATATAGTTTGGTATTGCATATCTATAGCAAATCATAGAGTAACTCCTTATGACATAAAAAATATTAAATATTTTAAAGACAATGGATATAAAGTCGCAATAGTTTTTACAAAATGTGATACTGATGAAGAACTGGGAGATGGTAGCGGTAAAGATGCAAACGCGTTTAAAGGCATCATCAAAGAAAAAATCGGCTCAATGGATTTTTTTGAAACCACAAATGATGAAAGTATGAAACTTGATGTGGACGCTTTACTTGAGTGGTCTGCTGGTCAGCTTGGTGATGAAATGTTAAGGCAGTCTTTTATAATGGCTCAAATTTCTTCGATAGAGCTTAAAAAGCAAGAAGCCCATAGGGTAGTACATATAGCCGCTACAACTACCGCCGCAACAGCAGGACTAAATCCAGTGCCCATCTCAGATGCCCTTCTTATAGCACCACAGCAAATAGCCATGTGCGTAAAGATAGCAAATATCTTTTGGTTAAATACCGGTAGTGCTTTAAATCTAGAAGAGCTTTTAAAAGCACAGCTGCTACAAATAGTAGGCAAGGCAGCAGCAGTTAGTCTTACAAAATTGATACCTGTTTTAGGGCAGCTCATAAACGCAGCTGTTGCAGGAGGGCTTACTTATGGATTTGGTTTTGCTATAACCGAGGCAAATGCTATGGCGCTAAATGAGTTTTTAAAGACCGGAAAAATGCCTGTTTGGGCTGAAGTTTTTAACTCAAAATTTATATTTGACATCATGAACAAAGCAAAAGATCAATTCAAAGGATAG
- a CDS encoding GTPase yields the protein MSIACNILIIGKTGTGKSSFANYLFDVDKFTTGSGEPVTSWAENFQAYHFEKEGIKINVYDSVGLEPDNQSKWMGELYNFLAHKQSQKDPNKIIHALFYVINASSARIEPGETTKIKEIKQKYDIDGTIVFTHCDVADRDTLSCLEKTCEQNNLKSIKICSISRKTRAGVQSQKCGKDEAVKILLSSSYDKVGRELSIATYDSVIGYMEQTRKKLKDKISLLDFGLFKSDKDKFQHEFAAAIKPILEDIQNEKIIPQNYISYKQFLDEFSNEYKGEDVFSENFKKLKTKVESFRSYFSANNDLSISLLSIVSYSNLFSNGFNFFIPLGIKAIRNSMQLNLIDSKIDIFIDELLKEKYSIMQEDKRLSSDDIRRLEVLKDYTQILLKFEDMPFLKYNNISILSKLPVILLMPPIPFYQITEKLIVLFSLLGDTPFEKLCKSIDDAISKDDFKEIFRATKDAYGYINYNNYQDFENHKKAKEILFKGVEVIQEKFDKATTIADKAKNDKKISTEEMEYMKNMLNDII from the coding sequence ATGAGTATTGCTTGCAATATTTTAATCATAGGAAAAACTGGCACCGGCAAAAGCTCTTTTGCAAATTATCTTTTTGATGTGGATAAATTTACTACCGGTTCAGGTGAGCCGGTAACTAGCTGGGCTGAAAATTTTCAAGCATATCATTTTGAAAAAGAGGGCATAAAGATAAATGTATATGATTCTGTAGGATTAGAACCCGATAATCAATCAAAGTGGATGGGAGAGCTTTATAATTTTTTAGCTCATAAGCAGAGTCAAAAAGATCCAAATAAAATCATACATGCTTTGTTTTACGTTATAAATGCTTCAAGTGCCAGAATAGAGCCTGGCGAGACAACCAAAATAAAAGAGATCAAGCAAAAATATGATATAGACGGAACCATTGTCTTTACTCACTGCGATGTCGCTGATAGGGACACACTATCCTGTCTTGAAAAAACTTGTGAGCAAAATAATCTTAAAAGTATTAAAATTTGCTCCATATCAAGGAAGACAAGAGCTGGAGTACAAAGTCAAAAGTGTGGTAAAGACGAGGCTGTCAAAATTTTACTTAGCTCATCGTATGATAAGGTTGGTAGAGAGCTTAGCATAGCTACCTATGATAGTGTTATAGGATATATGGAGCAGACAAGAAAAAAACTAAAAGATAAAATTTCTTTGCTTGATTTTGGTCTATTTAAAAGCGATAAAGATAAATTTCAACATGAATTTGCGGCTGCTATCAAGCCTATACTTGAGGATATACAGAACGAGAAAATCATTCCGCAAAATTATATCTCATATAAACAATTTTTAGATGAGTTTAGCAATGAGTATAAAGGCGAGGATGTCTTTAGTGAAAATTTTAAAAAGCTAAAAACAAAGGTAGAGAGTTTTAGGAGTTATTTTTCAGCAAATAATGATCTTTCCATATCATTATTGTCTATAGTCTCATACAGCAACTTATTTTCAAATGGATTTAATTTTTTTATTCCGCTTGGCATAAAAGCTATTCGTAATTCTATGCAATTAAATTTAATAGATTCGAAGATAGATATTTTTATAGATGAGTTACTTAAAGAAAAGTATTCGATTATGCAAGAGGATAAAAGGTTAAGTAGCGACGATATCCGCAGACTTGAAGTGCTAAAGGATTACACTCAAATTTTACTGAAATTTGAGGATATGCCATTTTTAAAATACAATAATATATCCATATTATCTAAATTACCTGTCATATTATTAATGCCGCCGATACCATTTTATCAAATTACAGAAAAGTTAATTGTCTTATTTTCATTGCTCGGCGATACACCTTTTGAAAAGCTGTGTAAAAGTATAGATGATGCCATTAGCAAAGATGATTTTAAGGAGATCTTTAGAGCCACCAAAGATGCTTATGGATATATAAATTACAATAACTACCAAGATTTTGAAAATCATAAAAAGGCAAAAGAAATTTTATTTAAGGGAGTTGAAGTTATACAAGAAAAATTTGATAAGGCAACAACAATAGCCGACAAAGCCAAAAACGACAAAAAGATAAGCACCGAGGAGATGGAGTATATGAAAAATATGCTAAATGATATAATCTAA